The segment AAGGATGAGCCGTGAAGGATGAACGTTTTTCGTCATTAACCCTTTTGTGTGTAGAGGATGAAACCGGAGTGCGCCGACGGTTGGTCAATACCTTGGCCTTTTATTTTCATAAAGTCTACGAAGCAGAAAATGGTGCAGAAGCGCTAGGCGTTATCGAAGAGCATCAGCCTGATGTGGTTTTGTGCGACATCGACATGCCGGTGATGGACGGGATTGCGCTAGTGCGCCAGATTCGCAAAGAGGATTTTAGTACGCCTATTGTGATGCTTACCGCGTACGCCCAAGAGGAATATTTGCTTGAGCTTGTGAATTTGCACATTCACCACTACATTTTAAAACCTGTGAACAGCGAACGGCTTTTAGAGGGTCTGGAAGCGGCTTTACGCGGGAAAATTTCAGGACGCATTCGTCTGTGCGAAGGACTAGTGCTTGACCTTGGGCGTAAGAGTGTGTTGTGGCAGAATGAGGAAATTTCTCTTTCTCGTCGAGAGGTACTGTTTTTGTCACTTTTGGTAAATCATGATCACCACGTGGTCCGATACGCCACCCTCGAAGAGCGGCTATGGAGCGACAAACCTATGAGCCAAGATGCTTTAAAAAGCTTTGTGCGGGATTTGCGAAAGAAAATACCCATGGATGTCATCGAAAATATTTCTCAACTTGGGTATCGCCTTTGTTGTGAAAAAAAGTGACACCTTAAAAAGATATTTTCTTTATTGCGCCCCTTTTTGTGGGAAATGATGAAAAAATAATCACTCCTTGTGTTCATTTCCCCACTTTTTCCCCTCCGTTATCTTTTATGATAGAGACCAAAACTACATCTTAAGGAGTTACCATGTTACGAAAAGCTTTGCTTTTGGCGGGTTTGGGCGTTGCGCTTTTAGCCAATCCTATCAAACTTGACCTCAACGCCATTTATGGCGCTAACAACTTTCATACCATCGGGGCGCAAAAATACGCCGATTTGGTGAAAGAGTACACGGCCGGTAATGTGAACATCGTAGTGCATCCTGGCGCGTCGCTTGTAAAGGGAAATCCTC is part of the Sulfurospirillum tamanense genome and harbors:
- a CDS encoding response regulator transcription factor; its protein translation is MKDERFSSLTLLCVEDETGVRRRLVNTLAFYFHKVYEAENGAEALGVIEEHQPDVVLCDIDMPVMDGIALVRQIRKEDFSTPIVMLTAYAQEEYLLELVNLHIHHYILKPVNSERLLEGLEAALRGKISGRIRLCEGLVLDLGRKSVLWQNEEISLSRREVLFLSLLVNHDHHVVRYATLEERLWSDKPMSQDALKSFVRDLRKKIPMDVIENISQLGYRLCCEKK